Proteins encoded within one genomic window of Candidatus Limnocylindrales bacterium:
- a CDS encoding LuxR C-terminal-related transcriptional regulator, translating into MNPETTSIYESGVRSGTVGGMVRPPMRPISESSHKFDPERPRPSLTLREKSVLRLVCDGLTNQEIATNLTVSRETIKSELKRIFRKIGVANRTQAAVLLVKQGWI; encoded by the coding sequence GTGAATCCCGAAACAACGTCTATTTACGAAAGTGGTGTACGCAGTGGAACAGTCGGCGGAATGGTTCGTCCGCCGATGCGGCCGATCAGTGAAAGCTCGCACAAGTTCGATCCGGAGAGGCCGCGGCCGTCGCTGACGCTTCGCGAAAAGTCGGTTCTGCGCCTTGTGTGCGATGGCCTGACCAATCAGGAGATCGCGACCAACCTGACGGTCTCGCGCGAGACCATCAAGTCCGAGCTCAAGAGGATTTTCCGCAAGATCGGCGTCGCCAATCGCACGCAGGCGGCCGTGCTGCTCGTGAAGCAGGGCTGGATCTGA
- a CDS encoding L,D-transpeptidase family protein: MKIVRIFLCAAVLGATFFVDAPVRAQSDALWAAEEPDQAAAAPISYDPLNQPRLLEDMLERYREIARRGGWKKVPTDLVMGPGYSYDCMRIAALERRLVAEGYLEHQSAPPPPPPLPPGQRPVPPGKQPPPRPQVMGMAGPCRYGPELTAAVRAYQHDRKVLGFGQVGKLTMAQLNRPVGEIINVLEHDIARWRSVSLDRSGSFILVNIPYFELGVFENDREVLRMPVVVGQPTWQTPQFSDELEYIILNPDWGIPEKIAKQEYWPSGRRNPEWLRRQGIVASGESLRQKPGPNNPLGRIKFVMPNEYDVYLHDTPAKGAFNAAVRALSHGCVRLGRPMDLAHYLLGDQPQWNPRRLDAAIGTGETQHINLTHHMPVHIIYSTSRVNEQGRLELRPDVYGKNAAAERARPPSDESLEAWP, encoded by the coding sequence ATGAAAATCGTACGCATCTTCTTGTGTGCCGCAGTGCTCGGCGCGACCTTCTTTGTTGACGCTCCCGTTCGCGCCCAATCCGATGCGCTGTGGGCCGCCGAAGAGCCGGACCAGGCCGCTGCCGCTCCGATCTCCTACGACCCGCTCAACCAGCCGCGTCTGCTCGAAGACATGCTCGAGCGCTATCGCGAAATCGCGCGCCGCGGCGGCTGGAAGAAAGTCCCCACCGATCTCGTGATGGGCCCGGGGTATTCCTACGACTGCATGCGCATTGCGGCCCTCGAACGCCGGCTGGTCGCCGAAGGCTATCTCGAACATCAAAGCGCTCCTCCTCCTCCGCCGCCGCTACCGCCGGGACAACGCCCCGTGCCTCCCGGCAAGCAACCGCCGCCGCGCCCGCAGGTGATGGGAATGGCCGGACCGTGCCGTTACGGTCCGGAGCTGACGGCAGCCGTGCGTGCCTATCAGCACGACCGCAAGGTGCTTGGCTTCGGCCAGGTCGGCAAGCTGACGATGGCTCAGCTCAACCGGCCCGTCGGCGAGATCATCAACGTCCTCGAGCACGACATTGCGCGATGGAGAAGCGTATCGCTCGACCGTTCGGGTTCGTTCATCCTCGTCAACATTCCGTACTTCGAGCTCGGCGTTTTCGAGAACGACCGCGAGGTGCTGCGGATGCCGGTCGTCGTCGGGCAGCCGACGTGGCAGACGCCGCAATTCAGCGACGAGCTCGAATACATCATTCTCAATCCGGACTGGGGGATTCCCGAGAAGATCGCGAAGCAGGAGTACTGGCCTTCCGGACGCCGCAATCCCGAATGGCTTCGTCGCCAGGGAATCGTGGCGAGCGGAGAGAGTCTCCGCCAGAAGCCGGGGCCGAACAATCCGCTCGGACGAATCAAGTTCGTCATGCCCAACGAATACGACGTCTACCTGCACGACACTCCCGCAAAGGGAGCGTTCAACGCGGCGGTGCGCGCGCTGAGTCATGGATGCGTGCGTCTCGGCCGTCCGATGGACCTTGCGCACTACCTGCTGGGCGATCAGCCGCAGTGGAATCCGCGCCGCCTCGACGCAGCGATCGGCACCGGCGAGACGCAGCACATCAACCTTACGCACCACATGCCCGTGCACATCATTTACTCGACATCGCGAGTCAACGAGCAGGGCCGCCTCGAGCTGCGGCCGGACGTGTACGGGAAGAACGCTGCGGCCGAGCGCGCGCGGCCGCCGAGCGACGAAAGCCTCGAAGCCTGGCCGTAG
- a CDS encoding M23 family metallopeptidase, producing MMNLPVRTPSLLYALLALSLAVNVVILVRHRSSDETKAVPAVSAPAETAGAPGDVPAAAVAAPDANPATGSQPASAQPMTIASRSVGWTVVRGRVEGSLARTFQLNAGEDGDALASVYTRLFVWDLDLRRDLQKTDSIVVAWRKGTDGLPEIAAASLQSSKLGRNVAAYRWQAPGDHFPSYWHLDGTEAPLRLQGGPLEDYEQITSLLKDRPTHKGMDFKTPLGTEVHAPRAGTVTRTNWNWGANGNCVEVRYDDGVLAKFLHLSENKVTEGQRVSAGQVIALTGNTGHTTAPHLHYQLDRDTKTLDPLDYHGTVRRSLTADQIAALRRDVASFEAMINEPVAR from the coding sequence ATGATGAATCTTCCCGTTCGAACTCCTTCCCTTCTCTACGCGCTGCTCGCACTCTCGCTGGCCGTCAACGTCGTGATTCTGGTGCGTCACCGCTCCTCCGACGAGACCAAAGCCGTCCCTGCCGTCAGCGCCCCTGCCGAGACCGCTGGCGCTCCGGGCGATGTGCCCGCGGCAGCGGTCGCGGCACCCGACGCCAATCCGGCCACAGGCTCGCAACCCGCCTCCGCCCAGCCGATGACGATTGCCTCCCGGAGCGTCGGCTGGACGGTCGTGCGGGGCCGCGTCGAGGGGTCGCTGGCGCGTACGTTCCAGCTCAACGCCGGTGAGGACGGGGATGCGCTGGCCAGCGTCTATACCCGCCTCTTCGTGTGGGACCTCGATCTCCGGCGGGATCTGCAGAAAACCGACTCGATCGTGGTCGCGTGGCGCAAGGGAACGGATGGGCTGCCGGAGATCGCCGCCGCCAGCCTCCAGTCGAGCAAGCTCGGTCGCAACGTGGCGGCGTATCGCTGGCAGGCGCCGGGCGACCATTTCCCGAGCTACTGGCACCTGGACGGAACCGAGGCGCCGCTTCGTCTTCAGGGCGGACCGCTCGAGGATTACGAGCAGATCACCAGCCTTCTGAAGGACCGGCCGACGCACAAGGGAATGGATTTCAAGACGCCGCTCGGGACCGAAGTGCATGCGCCGCGTGCCGGCACGGTCACGCGCACGAACTGGAACTGGGGCGCGAACGGCAACTGCGTCGAGGTCCGTTACGACGACGGCGTGCTCGCCAAGTTCCTGCATCTTTCCGAGAACAAGGTGACCGAGGGTCAGCGCGTCAGCGCGGGCCAGGTGATCGCGCTGACGGGGAACACCGGGCACACCACCGCTCCGCACCTGCACTATCAGCTGGACCGCGACACGAAGACGCTCGATCCGCTCGACTATCACGGCACCGTGCGGCGATCGCTGACCGCCGATCAGATCGCCGCGCTGCGACGCGATGTCGCAAGCTTCGAGGCGATGATCAACGAACCGGTCGCGCGCTAG
- a CDS encoding DEAD/DEAH box helicase, with amino-acid sequence MNDLNLLPALVDAVADMGYTEPTPIQEQAIPVVLAGQDLIACAATGTGKTAAFMLPLLQLLHAGEAGRCRALILSPTRELALQIDEQAQALGYHLGLSAAAVVGGVDMGPQERALRAGAAMVVATPGRLLDHMRFNYVDLGAVEFVVLDEADRMLDMGFLPDIQRILAVLPNPRQTLLFSATMSPVIRKLAGEILRDPVTVTVDRQGPALAIVQSVCTVAQEKKAPLLSTLLRREGMDSVLVFVRRKIDADRLARAVTRGGARATSIHSDRSQEDRIAALEGFRSGRFPVLIATDVAARGLDVSGISHVINFDVPHSSEDYIHRAGRTARAGATGDVITFVSPDEEERMRDIERALGLTLPRSDVEGFTTRAAASEAPRHHARTPGGQAAPRRRRRRRSSSSSSSSSSSAA; translated from the coding sequence ATGAACGATCTCAACCTTCTGCCCGCCCTCGTCGATGCCGTCGCCGACATGGGCTACACCGAGCCGACTCCGATCCAGGAGCAGGCCATTCCCGTCGTGCTCGCGGGACAGGATCTGATTGCCTGCGCCGCGACCGGCACCGGAAAGACCGCCGCATTCATGCTGCCGCTGCTGCAGCTCCTTCATGCCGGAGAGGCCGGGCGCTGCCGCGCCCTCATCCTGTCTCCTACGCGGGAGCTCGCGCTGCAGATCGACGAACAGGCGCAGGCGCTCGGCTATCACCTTGGCCTGAGTGCCGCCGCCGTCGTCGGTGGAGTCGACATGGGGCCGCAGGAACGCGCGCTTCGTGCCGGAGCCGCGATGGTCGTGGCCACTCCGGGACGCCTACTCGATCACATGCGATTCAATTACGTCGATCTCGGCGCCGTCGAGTTCGTGGTGCTCGACGAGGCCGACCGCATGCTCGACATGGGATTTCTTCCCGACATCCAGCGCATCCTCGCCGTGCTTCCCAATCCGCGCCAGACGCTGCTGTTCTCTGCGACGATGTCTCCGGTCATCCGCAAGCTCGCCGGAGAGATCCTGCGCGATCCGGTCACCGTGACCGTCGACCGGCAAGGCCCGGCGCTCGCGATCGTGCAGAGCGTGTGCACCGTTGCCCAGGAGAAAAAGGCGCCGCTGCTGTCGACGCTGCTGCGTCGCGAGGGCATGGACTCGGTCCTGGTCTTCGTGCGTCGCAAAATCGACGCGGATCGTCTTGCGCGTGCGGTCACGCGCGGTGGTGCGCGCGCGACGAGCATTCACTCCGATCGCAGCCAGGAGGACCGTATCGCCGCGCTCGAAGGATTTCGCAGCGGGCGCTTCCCGGTGCTGATCGCGACCGATGTCGCCGCGCGCGGCCTCGACGTGAGCGGCATCTCGCACGTGATCAACTTCGATGTGCCGCATTCTTCGGAAGACTACATTCACCGCGCCGGTCGTACGGCGCGTGCCGGCGCAACCGGTGACGTGATCACGTTCGTCTCTCCCGACGAGGAAGAGCGCATGCGCGACATCGAGCGCGCGCTCGGCCTGACGCTGCCTCGCAGTGACGTCGAAGGGTTCACGACGAGAGCGGCCGCAAGCGAAGCGCCGCGGCATCACGCGCGCACGCCCGGCGGGCAGGCCGCGCCGAGGCGTCGCCGGCGGCGGCGGTCGTCGTCTTCTTCGTCCTCGTCGTCGTCCTCCGCGGCCTAG
- a CDS encoding PBP1A family penicillin-binding protein — MPDFPYDGANRGRSFRESLLGSSMLRMLAIAAAATALLVFVVAAIGWQTCGFGGCPDVAGLASLQPGGAPVLVDVRGEVFADLAPSHARLVRLADCPEYVAGAFLAIEDKRFFEHHGVDLRRVGGAIVANLRSGSIRQGFSTISMQLARSVFPNRLPVERRTLRRKLLEIRVARAIENTYSKNEILELFLNHVYLGNAVRGIGTASREYFGVDATRLTLEQAAMLAALARSPGFYDPRRHPKAARRRRDLVLHLMQEQGRITREHLELALRAPLSVSARPHQAVLEAGLAPYAVEQIRRTLEAELGEDLYSGPRRIFTTIDSRVQRAAEEELNAQLRSIESGRYGEFDGPAYKAGGRPNGDQTPYLQGAVVVLDANTGNVLAWVGGRDFSQSRFDRAAHGQRQPGSAIKPFVYSVALDKGFALSQRLTDAPLTVALPGGKTWKPHNVAGRSAGSLSVRDALVESNNLATVRLAQAVGFDDIASLARRAGFEDVAAGPAIALGSVTVSPEMLTAAYSAFPTGGMLVRPRLIEHVEDSAGEDVWTSHVVRRRLIDPAVAFLISDVLSDAVRRGTGRGAMPKNVALPVAGKTGTTNDVTDAWFIGYTPEIVAGIWIGFDQPRPIVDEATAGRLAAPVFARLMDRIYQNRPIPARQEPPSGVREYLTDPASGLLVRRGCDPSRTAQHELYMTGREPAAYCPGRESPPQDAFYVSLPGGDRRDQGIFARVANVWTQFARGERAAAVPYDRAGPTPAATGRADGERVELAHSDHRPDRGEKLNEGFSDGEPGRGENVRHASGDLSGWWSLWTRIDNTSLAAFRGLRLGYRVLLDQEGDRIVGRGQKWTENGRALAGTGRTAIVLDGEVRGREIALRFREHGTRRTTGGTFVLSWSPDTGTWSGSFRSDAADSSGSASAMPMR; from the coding sequence ATGCCGGATTTCCCGTACGACGGTGCGAACAGGGGCCGCAGCTTTCGCGAGTCGCTGCTCGGCTCCTCCATGCTTCGCATGCTGGCGATTGCCGCGGCCGCAACGGCACTGCTCGTTTTCGTCGTTGCTGCAATCGGCTGGCAGACGTGCGGCTTCGGGGGCTGCCCCGATGTCGCGGGCCTTGCTTCGCTGCAGCCCGGCGGAGCGCCGGTGCTCGTCGATGTCCGCGGCGAAGTGTTCGCCGACCTTGCGCCGTCGCACGCCCGCCTCGTGCGGCTCGCGGATTGTCCGGAGTACGTGGCGGGCGCGTTCCTTGCGATCGAGGACAAGCGCTTCTTCGAGCATCACGGGGTCGACCTGCGGCGCGTCGGCGGCGCGATCGTCGCAAACCTGCGAAGCGGCAGCATCCGCCAGGGCTTCAGCACGATCTCGATGCAACTCGCGCGCAGCGTGTTTCCCAACCGGCTTCCGGTCGAGCGCCGCACGCTTCGTCGCAAGCTGCTGGAGATCCGCGTAGCGCGCGCCATCGAGAACACATATTCGAAAAACGAAATCCTCGAGCTGTTCCTCAATCACGTTTATCTCGGCAACGCCGTGCGCGGGATCGGCACGGCGTCACGCGAGTACTTCGGCGTCGACGCGACACGGCTCACGCTCGAGCAGGCCGCCATGCTGGCTGCGCTCGCACGCTCGCCGGGTTTCTACGATCCGCGCCGGCATCCCAAAGCCGCGCGCCGCCGTCGCGACCTGGTTCTCCATTTGATGCAGGAGCAGGGCAGGATCACGCGCGAGCATCTCGAGCTTGCGCTGCGCGCGCCGTTGTCGGTGTCGGCGCGGCCGCACCAGGCGGTGCTCGAAGCGGGCCTTGCCCCGTATGCCGTCGAGCAGATCCGTCGAACCCTCGAAGCCGAGCTCGGCGAGGACCTTTATTCGGGACCGCGGCGCATCTTCACGACCATCGATTCGCGCGTGCAGCGCGCGGCCGAAGAGGAGCTGAACGCGCAGCTTCGCAGCATCGAATCGGGCCGCTACGGAGAGTTCGACGGACCGGCCTACAAGGCTGGCGGCAGGCCGAACGGCGACCAGACGCCGTATCTTCAGGGTGCCGTGGTCGTGCTGGACGCAAACACCGGCAACGTGCTGGCGTGGGTCGGAGGCCGCGATTTTTCGCAATCGCGCTTCGATCGCGCAGCGCACGGACAGAGGCAGCCGGGCAGCGCGATCAAGCCGTTCGTCTATTCCGTCGCGCTCGACAAAGGCTTCGCGCTTTCGCAGCGGCTCACGGATGCGCCGCTGACGGTCGCGCTGCCAGGCGGAAAAACCTGGAAGCCGCACAACGTGGCCGGCCGGTCGGCAGGCTCGCTCAGCGTTCGCGATGCGCTCGTCGAGTCGAACAACCTGGCGACCGTACGGCTCGCGCAGGCCGTCGGGTTCGACGACATCGCATCGCTCGCCAGGCGCGCCGGCTTCGAGGACGTTGCTGCGGGCCCGGCGATCGCGCTCGGCTCGGTTACCGTTTCTCCCGAGATGCTGACCGCCGCGTACAGCGCTTTTCCGACTGGCGGCATGCTGGTGCGGCCGCGCCTGATCGAGCACGTCGAAGACTCCGCCGGCGAAGACGTCTGGACGTCGCACGTCGTGCGCCGACGACTGATCGACCCGGCTGTCGCGTTCCTTATCAGCGACGTGCTCTCGGACGCCGTGCGCCGCGGCACCGGCCGCGGCGCGATGCCAAAGAATGTCGCGCTTCCCGTCGCCGGCAAAACGGGGACGACGAACGACGTCACCGATGCGTGGTTCATCGGCTATACGCCCGAGATCGTTGCCGGCATATGGATCGGCTTCGATCAGCCGAGACCGATCGTCGACGAAGCGACCGCGGGCCGGCTGGCGGCGCCGGTATTCGCGCGGCTGATGGATCGCATCTACCAGAACCGGCCGATCCCGGCCCGGCAGGAGCCGCCGTCCGGCGTGCGCGAATACCTGACCGATCCGGCGAGCGGGCTGCTCGTGCGCCGCGGATGCGATCCATCGCGAACCGCGCAGCACGAGCTGTACATGACGGGACGCGAACCGGCCGCGTACTGTCCGGGTCGCGAGTCGCCGCCGCAGGATGCGTTCTACGTTTCGCTGCCCGGCGGAGATCGACGGGACCAGGGAATCTTCGCGCGCGTCGCGAATGTCTGGACGCAATTCGCCAGAGGCGAACGCGCCGCCGCTGTGCCATACGATCGCGCAGGACCAACTCCAGCCGCGACCGGAAGAGCCGACGGCGAGCGCGTCGAGCTCGCGCACAGCGACCATCGCCCGGATCGCGGCGAGAAACTCAACGAGGGTTTCAGCGACGGCGAGCCAGGCCGCGGCGAGAACGTTCGTCATGCATCCGGCGACCTCAGCGGCTGGTGGAGCCTGTGGACCCGCATCGACAACACTTCGCTCGCCGCGTTTCGCGGACTTCGTCTCGGCTACCGCGTGCTGCTCGACCAGGAAGGCGACCGGATCGTCGGTCGCGGGCAGAAATGGACGGAGAACGGCAGGGCGCTCGCCGGCACCGGTCGCACGGCCATCGTTCTCGACGGCGAGGTTCGCGGCCGCGAGATCGCGCTGCGCTTCCGCGAGCACGGGACGCGGCGAACGACCGGCGGCACCTTCGTTCTGAGCTGGTCGCCGGATACGGGGACGTGGAGCGGATCGTTTCGAAGCGATGCCGCCGATTCCAGCGGCAGCGCGAGCGCAATGCCGATGCGTTGA
- a CDS encoding radical SAM protein has product MTVAKAPRAALAAMQVIGARLRGRPALVGANLFVTQRCNLRCIYCSSPLRRTPELTTAQWTGIIGELAGLGCRRLTFLGGEPLLRADLAELIASARSHGMSTVVTSNGLLVPHRIDSLREVDTLVLSLDAPGPANDDVRGKGVFAAVESAIEAARVHHLPVKLNAVLSAVTAPHLDELLAFTERHDLCLTINIMRSGAPDLWNDAAKVKDDDEAIGRLCGRLAEVARTNPRLLFSPQTYRYAASWGDYGRDRLEADQIPPEDPRRRDGPTCHAGRAYISIDADGAVFPCTMTFQRIVGGNAATGGVAAAWRALHDHPCVACYSPCMVEQNFLHSLHPPVLAHFARRHFLRFA; this is encoded by the coding sequence ATGACCGTCGCAAAGGCCCCGCGTGCCGCGCTTGCGGCAATGCAGGTGATCGGCGCGCGCCTACGCGGCCGGCCGGCTCTGGTCGGCGCCAATCTCTTTGTGACCCAGCGCTGCAACCTGCGCTGCATCTACTGCAGCTCGCCGCTGCGCCGTACTCCCGAGCTTACCACCGCGCAGTGGACGGGCATCATCGGCGAGCTCGCCGGTCTCGGTTGCCGACGGCTGACGTTTCTCGGCGGAGAGCCGCTGCTGCGTGCCGATCTCGCCGAGCTCATCGCGAGCGCACGCTCGCACGGCATGAGCACGGTCGTTACGTCGAACGGGCTGCTGGTCCCGCACCGCATCGATTCGCTGCGCGAGGTCGATACGCTGGTCCTCAGCCTCGATGCGCCGGGCCCGGCCAACGACGATGTGCGCGGCAAGGGCGTCTTTGCCGCTGTCGAATCCGCCATCGAAGCCGCGCGTGTTCACCATCTGCCGGTCAAGCTGAACGCCGTGTTGTCGGCGGTGACAGCGCCTCATCTCGACGAGCTTCTCGCATTCACCGAACGACACGACCTCTGTCTTACGATCAACATCATGCGCTCGGGCGCGCCGGACCTGTGGAACGATGCCGCGAAGGTCAAGGACGACGACGAAGCGATCGGGCGGCTGTGCGGGCGGCTCGCGGAGGTCGCGCGCACCAATCCGCGTCTTCTGTTCTCTCCGCAGACGTATCGCTATGCAGCCAGCTGGGGCGACTACGGGCGCGATCGCCTCGAGGCCGACCAGATCCCGCCCGAAGATCCGCGCCGCCGCGACGGCCCGACGTGCCATGCGGGGCGCGCCTACATCAGCATCGATGCGGATGGCGCGGTCTTTCCGTGCACGATGACGTTTCAGCGCATCGTCGGGGGCAACGCGGCAACCGGCGGCGTAGCCGCGGCATGGCGCGCGCTGCACGACCATCCCTGCGTTGCGTGCTACTCGCCATGCATGGTCGAGCAGAATTTCCTTCACTCGCTGCATCCACCGGTGCTCGCGCACTTCGCGAGGCGCCACTTCCTGCGCTTCGCATAA